One region of Polynucleobacter sp. Adler-ghost genomic DNA includes:
- a CDS encoding isoprenyl transferase — translation MTQHTSSTLVIPKVSAIPRHVAIIMDGNGRWASKRFMPRVAGHSEGLGAVRKIVQECRQLGVEYLTLFAFSSENWRRPPEEVSFLMKLFLKSLKGEVSRLAENDIRLRLIGDLSRFDSGIQEMVQFSEEKTAACKGLTLTIAANYGGRWDILQAMRQSLTVNPGLTPEQVSEELLQPYLSMAYAPEPDLFIRTGGEQRVSNFLLWQLAYTELYFTDTLWPDFDEAQLHKAFDWFSQRERRFGRTSAQLASESLSDAV, via the coding sequence ATGACACAGCACACTAGCTCAACCTTAGTTATTCCAAAGGTTAGCGCCATTCCTCGTCATGTCGCCATCATCATGGACGGTAATGGGCGTTGGGCCAGCAAGCGCTTCATGCCGCGGGTAGCGGGCCACTCAGAAGGTTTGGGTGCTGTTCGTAAGATTGTTCAAGAGTGTCGCCAACTGGGCGTGGAATATCTCACTCTCTTTGCTTTTAGCTCTGAAAATTGGCGTCGTCCTCCAGAAGAGGTTAGCTTTTTAATGAAGCTATTTCTAAAGTCCTTAAAGGGTGAGGTCTCTCGTTTGGCTGAAAACGATATCCGTCTTCGCCTCATTGGGGATTTAAGCCGCTTTGATTCTGGGATTCAGGAGATGGTGCAGTTCTCCGAAGAAAAAACAGCTGCCTGTAAAGGGCTGACGCTCACTATTGCTGCTAACTATGGTGGACGCTGGGATATCTTGCAGGCGATGCGCCAATCTTTGACTGTCAATCCTGGTTTGACACCAGAACAAGTATCTGAAGAATTATTGCAGCCCTATCTATCGATGGCCTATGCGCCTGAGCCAGATTTGTTTATTCGAACTGGTGGCGAGCAGCGCGTCAGTAACTTTCTGCTGTGGCAACTGGCCTATACCGAGTTGTATTTCACGGATACTCTCTGGCCTGATTTTGATGAAGCTCAATTACATAAAGCTTTTGACTGGTTTAGTCAGCGCGAGCGTCGCTTTGGACGCACCAGCGCTCAGTTAGCGTCTGAGTCATTGAGCGACGCTGTCTAA
- the frr gene encoding ribosome recycling factor — protein sequence MSAAEIKTTTDQKMQKSLEALKTNLAKIRSGRANPGILEHIQVDYYGNPTPLSQVASLGLADARTINVQPFEKTMVAVVEKAIRDSDLGLNPASQGTVIRVPMPALTEERRRDLTKVVKNEGEDTKIAVRNLRRDANEHLKRLTKDKEISEDDERRATDDIQKMTDRAVVEIDKIVSEKEKEIMTV from the coding sequence ATGTCCGCAGCAGAAATTAAAACCACTACCGATCAAAAGATGCAGAAGTCTCTTGAGGCTCTGAAAACCAATCTAGCGAAGATTCGCTCTGGTCGTGCAAACCCTGGAATCTTGGAGCATATCCAAGTTGATTACTACGGCAATCCAACGCCACTAAGCCAAGTGGCTAGCCTAGGTTTGGCTGATGCCAGAACGATTAATGTGCAGCCATTTGAAAAAACAATGGTTGCTGTAGTTGAAAAGGCGATTCGTGATTCGGATTTGGGTCTCAATCCAGCATCCCAGGGCACTGTCATTCGTGTGCCCATGCCTGCATTAACTGAAGAACGTCGCCGTGATTTGACTAAGGTTGTCAAAAACGAGGGTGAAGATACTAAGATCGCTGTACGTAATTTACGCCGTGATGCCAATGAGCATTTAAAGCGCCTCACCAAAGATAAAGAAATTTCTGAAGACGATGAGCGTCGTGCCACTGATGATATTCAGAAGATGACTGATCGCGCAGTGGTTGAGATCGATAAGATCGTCTCTGAAAAAGAAAAAGAGATCATGACGGTTTAA
- the bamA gene encoding outer membrane protein assembly factor BamA codes for MNFLIPSFRSLTRFAAQAALILAAGFCIHAQAADSFVIKDIRIEGLQRVEPGTVFSYLPVQVGDTFTDEKSAEAIKALYNTGFFRDVQIQAQGNVLIVIVEERPTISRIEFTGMKEFDQEIVRKSLKAVGVAEARFYDKALIDKAEQELKRQYVGKGMYAAEVVATVTPVERNQVAIYFNIDEGPVAKIQEINFIGNNVFSESTLKSEMQLKTGGWLSWYSKDNLYSKQKLTADLENIRSYYLNRGYLEFVIESTQVSITPDKKGIYLTVSIREGNKFTVKNVRLAGDLLGKEAELIQLVSLKPGDTFSSAKLTESTKAIAEILGSYGYAFATINPQPDIRRDLSEVDLTLVVDPGRRVYVRQVNITGNAKTRDMVVRREMRQFESSWFDSEKIDLSKKRLGRLGYFTENDVSTQDVPGSPDQVDVNVKVTEKPTGAVTIGAGFSSTEKLILSAGINQENAFGTGTAVGLNMSLGKINQSLALSNYDPYFTEDGISRYTDLYYRSSKPLYYVGDPNYQIKSVGSNIKFGVPYTEVDRVFFGTGIEAFQIQTTNNTPIPYLNYAMSYGIASPGYPATLTTYNVPITVGWSRDGRDSALIPSTGSLQQLSAEVGTPVGNMTFYRLFGQYQKYHSFSKGNILSYNGELGYGEAYGNNPFPITKNYYVGGIGSVRGYAPGSLGPTYYNSYIGRYQPTGGQSKIVNNVEYTVPVPGSGVDKTLRVFGFVDGGNVYNENINLVLRYSYGLGLSWISPLGPLKFSYGIPIKSLPTDNVQRLQFQVGTAF; via the coding sequence TTGAATTTTCTGATCCCCTCTTTTCGCTCTCTAACTCGATTTGCTGCGCAAGCCGCTCTGATTCTTGCGGCCGGTTTTTGCATTCATGCACAAGCTGCCGACTCTTTTGTGATCAAAGATATTCGAATCGAGGGTTTGCAGCGAGTTGAACCAGGAACTGTTTTTAGCTATTTGCCCGTTCAGGTAGGTGACACCTTTACAGATGAGAAGAGTGCTGAAGCTATTAAGGCTTTGTACAACACTGGCTTTTTCCGAGATGTTCAGATTCAAGCGCAAGGCAATGTGTTGATTGTGATCGTTGAGGAACGACCTACTATCTCCCGAATTGAATTTACTGGGATGAAAGAATTCGATCAAGAAATTGTCCGTAAATCCCTAAAGGCAGTAGGTGTGGCTGAAGCCCGCTTCTATGACAAAGCGCTAATCGATAAGGCCGAGCAAGAGCTCAAGCGTCAGTATGTTGGTAAGGGCATGTACGCTGCTGAAGTAGTTGCAACTGTTACTCCAGTAGAGCGCAATCAAGTGGCGATTTATTTCAATATTGATGAAGGTCCTGTAGCCAAGATTCAAGAGATTAACTTTATCGGTAATAACGTCTTTAGCGAGAGCACTCTCAAAAGCGAGATGCAATTGAAGACTGGTGGATGGCTTTCTTGGTATAGCAAAGATAATTTGTACTCTAAGCAAAAGCTCACTGCCGACCTAGAGAATATTCGTTCTTACTATCTCAATCGCGGTTACCTCGAGTTTGTTATCGAATCTACTCAGGTTTCTATTACTCCCGACAAAAAGGGCATCTATCTCACAGTAAGTATTCGTGAAGGCAATAAGTTCACAGTGAAGAATGTGCGTTTAGCTGGAGACCTATTGGGCAAAGAGGCTGAGCTAATTCAGTTGGTAAGTCTCAAGCCGGGTGATACCTTCTCATCTGCCAAGTTGACTGAGAGTACTAAGGCGATTGCTGAAATTCTGGGTTCATATGGCTACGCGTTTGCAACCATCAACCCACAGCCGGATATTCGTCGTGATTTAAGCGAGGTAGATCTAACTTTGGTGGTTGATCCTGGTCGACGCGTTTATGTGCGTCAAGTCAATATCACCGGTAATGCTAAAACCCGCGACATGGTGGTTCGGCGTGAGATGCGCCAGTTTGAAAGCTCTTGGTTCGATAGTGAAAAGATTGATCTCTCCAAAAAACGTTTAGGTCGTTTGGGCTATTTCACGGAGAATGATGTTTCTACTCAGGACGTTCCTGGGTCACCGGATCAAGTTGACGTCAATGTGAAGGTAACTGAAAAGCCAACCGGCGCCGTCACGATTGGTGCAGGCTTTTCCTCAACTGAAAAATTGATTCTCTCTGCTGGTATTAATCAGGAGAATGCATTTGGAACGGGTACTGCCGTAGGTTTGAATATGTCTTTGGGTAAGATTAACCAGAGCTTGGCCCTATCAAACTACGATCCTTATTTCACTGAGGATGGCATTAGTCGTTATACCGATCTGTACTACAGATCATCCAAGCCTTTGTACTACGTCGGCGATCCTAATTATCAAATTAAATCTGTTGGTAGCAATATCAAGTTCGGTGTTCCATACACAGAGGTTGACCGTGTGTTCTTTGGAACGGGTATAGAAGCCTTTCAGATTCAGACTACAAACAATACCCCTATCCCATATTTAAATTATGCGATGAGCTACGGTATAGCCTCGCCTGGATATCCTGCGACTTTGACTACCTATAACGTACCTATCACTGTAGGTTGGTCACGCGATGGTCGCGATAGCGCTTTAATTCCATCGACTGGTTCCTTGCAGCAGTTAAGTGCCGAGGTAGGAACCCCTGTTGGAAATATGACTTTCTACCGTTTATTCGGTCAGTACCAGAAATACCACTCTTTCTCAAAAGGCAACATTCTGTCCTACAACGGAGAGTTAGGTTACGGTGAAGCTTATGGCAATAATCCGTTTCCGATTACTAAAAACTATTATGTTGGTGGTATCGGCTCGGTTCGTGGCTACGCGCCTGGCTCGCTTGGCCCCACTTACTACAACTCGTATATCGGACGCTATCAGCCCACCGGCGGACAGTCAAAAATCGTCAATAATGTGGAGTACACCGTGCCAGTCCCAGGCTCTGGAGTGGATAAAACCCTGCGCGTATTTGGTTTCGTAGACGGTGGTAATGTCTATAACGAGAATATCAATCTCGTATTACGATATTCTTATGGCTTGGGTTTATCATGGATATCACCACTGGGCCCGCTCAAGTTTAGTTATGGTATTCCGATCAAATCATTACCGACGGATAACGTCCAACGTTTGCAGTTCCAAGTGGGTACAGCGTTTTAA
- the tsf gene encoding translation elongation factor Ts translates to MAAITAAMVGELRAKTDAPMMECKKALTEADGDMARAEEILRVKLGSKAGKAASRVTAEGIVASAINGTTGTLLEVNCETDFVSKNDDFLAFTQACANLISEKNPVDVAALLALPMNGQTVDEVRSALIGKIGENIMPRRFKRFAGSNKLVSYLHGTRIGVMVEFEGDETAAKDVAMHIAAMKPVALSMADVPAEAIAVERSVAVQKAAESGKPPEIVEKMVEGSIQKYLKEVSLLNQTFVKNDKQSVEQMLKAANTTIKGFTMFVVGEGIEKRQDDFAAEVAAQVAAAKGA, encoded by the coding sequence ATGGCTGCTATTACCGCTGCAATGGTTGGCGAGTTACGCGCCAAGACAGATGCTCCGATGATGGAGTGCAAAAAAGCATTGACTGAGGCTGATGGCGATATGGCTCGTGCAGAAGAAATTCTGCGTGTAAAGCTCGGTAGCAAAGCTGGTAAAGCCGCATCCCGCGTTACGGCCGAAGGTATTGTTGCTTCAGCAATCAATGGCACTACAGGCACTTTGCTTGAAGTGAACTGCGAAACTGACTTCGTTTCAAAAAATGATGATTTCTTGGCATTTACACAAGCCTGCGCAAATCTGATTTCTGAAAAGAATCCAGTCGATGTTGCTGCCTTATTAGCATTGCCAATGAATGGCCAAACTGTGGATGAAGTTCGCAGCGCCTTAATCGGTAAGATTGGCGAGAACATCATGCCACGTCGTTTTAAGCGTTTCGCTGGCAGCAATAAGTTGGTATCTTATCTCCACGGTACTCGCATTGGCGTTATGGTTGAGTTCGAAGGTGATGAGACTGCAGCTAAAGACGTAGCAATGCATATTGCTGCAATGAAGCCAGTGGCTTTGTCGATGGCAGATGTTCCTGCAGAAGCCATTGCTGTTGAGCGAAGTGTTGCTGTTCAAAAGGCTGCTGAATCTGGCAAACCACCAGAAATCGTTGAGAAGATGGTTGAGGGTTCTATTCAGAAGTACCTCAAAGAGGTTTCTTTGTTGAACCAAACTTTCGTTAAAAACGACAAGCAATCGGTTGAGCAAATGCTGAAGGCTGCTAACACCACAATCAAAGGTTTCACCATGTTTGTTGTGGGTGAGGGCATTGAGAAGCGTCAAGACGACTTTGCGGCTGAAGTTGCTGCTCAGGTTGCCGCTGCTAAAGGTGCTTAA
- a CDS encoding OmpH family outer membrane protein, with protein MKLHQSSKWIQYGLIAVSSLIAMPSALAQDAGTRVAAVNVEKVFNESNMAKASQTKLQNEFTKRQNEIRDSAQKIKSAAEKLDRDSAVMSEAERARRQRELADQDRELQRKQREYTEDLNQRNFEERAKIAEKANQALKQIAEQRKIDVIIQDPAYANPKVDVTDDVIKALNSLK; from the coding sequence ATGAAGCTTCATCAATCTTCCAAATGGATTCAGTACGGCTTAATTGCTGTTTCATCACTCATTGCTATGCCATCGGCATTGGCTCAAGATGCTGGGACTCGGGTTGCAGCTGTGAACGTTGAAAAAGTATTCAACGAATCGAACATGGCCAAAGCTAGTCAGACTAAGCTGCAGAATGAATTTACAAAACGCCAAAACGAAATTCGTGACAGCGCCCAAAAAATCAAATCTGCTGCAGAAAAGTTAGATCGTGACTCAGCAGTCATGTCTGAGGCTGAGCGTGCACGTCGTCAGCGTGAGTTGGCCGATCAAGATCGCGAATTGCAGCGCAAACAGCGTGAGTACACTGAGGATCTCAATCAGCGTAACTTTGAAGAGCGTGCCAAGATTGCTGAAAAAGCTAATCAAGCCCTGAAGCAAATCGCTGAACAAAGAAAAATTGATGTCATTATTCAAGATCCAGCCTATGCCAATCCTAAGGTTGATGTTACTGATGATGTCATCAAGGCTTTGAATAGTCTTAAGTAA
- a CDS encoding phosphatidate cytidylyltransferase, with translation MLRTRIITATILMAVLLPILFFLPPIYLGIFFLIALVAAAWEWSRMIAPEAQKAAWLYAVFCLVIILLLLGMQAITWQFSLLMMAVLFWFFIAPFILAKGMNLSLQKFKPFYSMVGLIILPATWFALVFLRELGLVFLLTTMALVWVADIGAYFVGKAFGKHKLAVSISPGKSIEGALGGLALCYLYAFLCVTYLPLGDTLFGAWAIQFGWVPMFLMVTVLTAFSVFGDLFESQLKRLAGVKDSSHLLPGHGGVLDRVDALIPTMPIAALLAGWI, from the coding sequence ATGCTAAGAACCCGAATCATCACTGCCACTATCTTGATGGCAGTGCTATTACCCATTTTATTTTTCTTGCCACCGATTTACTTGGGTATATTTTTCTTGATCGCCTTAGTTGCTGCCGCTTGGGAATGGAGTCGCATGATTGCCCCGGAAGCTCAGAAGGCTGCTTGGCTCTACGCTGTGTTCTGTTTGGTTATCATTCTATTGTTACTAGGCATGCAAGCCATCACATGGCAATTTTCTTTGCTTATGATGGCGGTCTTGTTTTGGTTCTTTATCGCGCCATTTATCTTGGCGAAGGGAATGAATCTCTCGCTGCAAAAATTCAAACCTTTCTATAGCATGGTGGGTTTGATTATTCTGCCGGCAACTTGGTTTGCTTTGGTCTTCTTACGTGAGTTGGGCCTAGTCTTTTTATTAACTACGATGGCCTTGGTTTGGGTTGCTGATATCGGCGCTTATTTTGTCGGTAAAGCTTTTGGTAAACATAAGTTAGCTGTAAGTATTAGTCCGGGAAAGTCGATTGAGGGCGCGCTAGGCGGTTTAGCGCTTTGTTATCTCTATGCATTCTTGTGCGTCACCTATTTACCGCTAGGCGATACTTTATTTGGTGCTTGGGCTATTCAATTCGGTTGGGTGCCAATGTTCCTGATGGTGACAGTATTAACGGCGTTCAGCGTCTTTGGAGATTTATTTGAGTCTCAGTTAAAGCGTTTGGCTGGCGTCAAAGATAGCAGCCATTTGCTGCCAGGTCATGGTGGCGTTCTAGACCGCGTTGATGCACTCATTCCAACAATGCCGATCGCTGCATTATTAGCAGGGTGGATTTAA
- the ispC gene encoding 1-deoxy-D-xylulose-5-phosphate reductoisomerase yields the protein MSLKQLAILGSTGSIGVNTLDVIRAHPDRFKVVALTAAKQIERLAEQCIEFKPAIAVVADAGGAAQLSQLLQEKKIPTQVLYGPEALVSAVTESGCDTVMAAIVGAAGLVPTLAAAKAGKRVLLANKEALVMSGNLFMQAMKVGGGELLPIDSEHNAIFQCLPDRFTKTPSLHLGVEELWLTASGGPFRDRPLADLAGITPDQACAHPNWVMGRKISVDSATMMNKGLEVIEAFWLFGLPLEKIKVLIHPQSVVHSMVRYRDGSVLAQMGQPDMRTPIAYGLAWPERINAGVAPLDLTQLSGLSFTEPNFAQFPCLSLAFAAAKAGGTSPAVLNAANEIAVAAFLKDGLPYLSISKVVEHCLNALPSAPADSLETILGSDAQARQVANQFIRNLQK from the coding sequence ATGTCTCTGAAACAGCTTGCTATCTTAGGGTCTACTGGATCAATTGGTGTTAATACCCTGGATGTGATCCGCGCTCACCCCGACCGCTTTAAAGTGGTGGCCCTGACTGCCGCAAAACAAATTGAGCGTTTAGCAGAGCAATGTATCGAGTTCAAGCCTGCTATTGCAGTAGTGGCTGATGCTGGTGGCGCTGCTCAACTGAGTCAACTTTTGCAAGAAAAAAAGATTCCTACACAAGTTCTTTATGGGCCTGAGGCTTTAGTTAGTGCAGTAACTGAATCTGGGTGCGATACCGTGATGGCGGCGATTGTAGGGGCGGCCGGTCTAGTCCCAACCTTGGCGGCAGCAAAAGCAGGTAAGCGAGTATTACTTGCCAACAAAGAAGCGCTAGTGATGTCGGGTAATTTATTTATGCAGGCGATGAAAGTGGGCGGCGGTGAATTGCTGCCGATTGATAGCGAGCACAATGCGATTTTTCAATGCCTACCCGATCGCTTCACAAAAACTCCATCGCTTCATTTAGGCGTTGAAGAGCTTTGGTTAACCGCTTCTGGCGGACCGTTTAGGGATAGACCTCTCGCAGATTTAGCAGGCATTACTCCTGATCAAGCCTGTGCACATCCGAATTGGGTAATGGGTCGAAAGATATCGGTTGATTCTGCGACGATGATGAATAAAGGTCTTGAGGTTATTGAGGCGTTTTGGTTGTTTGGTTTGCCACTAGAAAAAATTAAGGTGTTGATTCATCCGCAGAGCGTAGTGCACTCGATGGTGCGTTATCGCGATGGCTCAGTTTTAGCGCAAATGGGTCAACCTGATATGCGTACACCCATTGCCTATGGGCTGGCTTGGCCTGAACGTATAAATGCTGGTGTTGCTCCTTTGGATCTGACGCAGTTGAGCGGCCTCAGTTTTACAGAGCCCAATTTTGCCCAATTCCCTTGTTTGAGTTTGGCTTTTGCTGCTGCAAAAGCAGGGGGGACTTCGCCTGCCGTATTAAATGCCGCCAATGAAATTGCCGTTGCCGCTTTCTTGAAAGATGGATTGCCTTACTTAAGTATTTCGAAGGTAGTGGAGCACTGTTTAAATGCTTTGCCATCGGCTCCCGCGGATTCTTTAGAAACCATTCTTGGGTCTGATGCTCAGGCTCGTCAAGTTGCTAATCAATTTATTCGCAACCTTCAGAAATAG
- the pyrH gene encoding UMP kinase — MPAYKRVLLKLSGEALMGDDAFGINPITIDSMVKEIADVVNSGVQLAIVIGGGNIFRGVAGGAAGMDRATADYMGMLATMMNSLALQDALRQKGVEARVQSALRMDQVVEPYIRPRAIRALSEGKVVIFAAGTGNPFFTTDTAAALRGAEMGVEIVLKATKVDGIYSADPMKDPTATLYKTMTFDEAIIKNLQVMDATAFALCRDRKLPIKVFSILKPGALMRVVQGESEGTLVHV; from the coding sequence ATGCCAGCCTACAAACGTGTTCTCTTAAAACTCTCTGGTGAAGCCCTCATGGGGGATGATGCTTTTGGTATCAATCCAATCACGATTGATTCCATGGTGAAAGAAATAGCCGACGTAGTGAATAGCGGCGTTCAATTGGCTATCGTGATCGGCGGCGGCAATATTTTCCGAGGCGTAGCAGGTGGTGCGGCTGGTATGGATCGTGCAACCGCCGACTATATGGGAATGCTTGCCACCATGATGAACTCTCTCGCACTGCAAGATGCTTTGCGTCAAAAAGGGGTTGAGGCACGCGTGCAATCTGCTTTAAGGATGGATCAAGTCGTTGAGCCCTACATTCGTCCTCGGGCGATTCGTGCTCTGAGTGAAGGCAAGGTGGTGATCTTTGCAGCTGGTACTGGAAATCCATTCTTTACTACCGATACTGCAGCTGCTTTGCGTGGCGCAGAGATGGGAGTTGAAATCGTTCTTAAGGCTACTAAAGTGGATGGTATTTACAGTGCAGATCCAATGAAAGACCCAACAGCTACTTTATACAAAACAATGACTTTTGATGAGGCAATCATCAAAAACTTGCAGGTAATGGACGCAACTGCATTTGCATTGTGCCGTGATCGCAAATTACCAATCAAAGTGTTTTCGATTCTCAAGCCAGGCGCATTGATGCGTGTGGTTCAAGGTGAGTCTGAAGGCACCTTAGTACACGTTTAA
- a CDS encoding RIP metalloprotease codes for MQALITLAAFLVTLGVLVSFHEFGHFLAARLCGVKVLRFALGFGKPLFTYHASSGTEWVLASIPLGGYVKLLDGRDREQIIPPQERPQSFDVKPLWQRSMIVAAGPFANFLLAVILFSVIYVSGVPQLPARLQAPPEQSIAAKLGVAAGDQVVGWQSLSSDYSGAPILDDFDSVPSWNALRWLLLNAITGEQGFALEIQDATGARHVKSFRRGDLPLITPESDPFQALGLFPQAIPPSEWMELKLGPIDAFSFAYQRVSLITKVSVRLMLGLFTGKTTLKQLGGPLSIADMAGKSAQVGWQPFVAFLALMSISIGLLNLVPLPMLDGGQLLYDAWELVAGKRISLSLQEKLQKVGFLLLISLSLLALFNDLQRYLSF; via the coding sequence ATGCAGGCCTTAATCACTCTTGCCGCATTTTTAGTCACACTGGGTGTATTGGTCAGCTTTCATGAGTTCGGTCATTTTTTAGCGGCTCGTTTATGCGGAGTCAAAGTACTTCGCTTTGCCTTGGGTTTCGGTAAGCCCCTCTTTACTTATCACGCTAGTAGCGGCACCGAGTGGGTTCTTGCTTCTATTCCTTTGGGTGGCTATGTCAAATTGTTGGACGGCCGTGATCGTGAGCAAATTATTCCACCGCAAGAGCGCCCCCAGTCTTTCGATGTAAAGCCCCTATGGCAACGCTCTATGATTGTGGCCGCAGGACCCTTTGCCAACTTCCTTTTGGCTGTCATCTTGTTCTCAGTGATTTATGTTTCGGGCGTGCCCCAGCTTCCCGCTCGACTTCAAGCTCCGCCCGAGCAATCCATTGCTGCAAAACTGGGGGTTGCCGCAGGTGATCAGGTTGTTGGTTGGCAATCTCTTTCATCTGACTACAGTGGCGCTCCCATTCTTGATGATTTTGACTCTGTCCCAAGTTGGAATGCATTGCGTTGGCTGCTCTTAAATGCGATTACCGGCGAGCAAGGATTTGCCCTAGAAATTCAGGATGCTACCGGTGCTCGTCACGTCAAATCCTTTAGGCGGGGCGATTTACCTCTAATTACACCTGAATCCGATCCATTTCAGGCGCTCGGTTTGTTTCCCCAGGCGATTCCACCATCGGAGTGGATGGAACTCAAGTTAGGGCCAATAGATGCTTTCAGTTTTGCATACCAGCGGGTTTCTCTGATAACCAAGGTCTCCGTAAGGCTAATGTTGGGTTTATTTACGGGTAAAACGACCTTAAAGCAGCTCGGTGGGCCCTTGAGTATTGCGGATATGGCAGGTAAGTCTGCTCAGGTCGGTTGGCAGCCATTTGTCGCCTTTTTAGCCCTCATGAGTATCAGTATTGGACTCTTGAATTTAGTGCCTTTACCAATGCTCGACGGGGGTCAGCTCCTGTATGATGCATGGGAGTTGGTTGCTGGTAAGCGAATATCTTTATCACTGCAGGAAAAGCTCCAAAAAGTGGGTTTTTTGCTTCTGATATCCCTTTCCTTGCTAGCCTTGTTTAACGATTTGCAACGCTACCTTTCATTTTGA
- the lpxD gene encoding UDP-3-O-(3-hydroxymyristoyl)glucosamine N-acyltransferase: protein MPTAIELAEQFQVSLVGDGSLSLQGLAPLERAQSSQISFLSNPLYRQQASDSAAGALIVSKADLDFLQANLGGNAAGRVFFVSKNPYATFARMAQHFAKASAPVYAPGVHPSAAIDPSVSIPASCHIGPFVQIGPGVKLGERVILLGNTSVARNSSIGSDTLIYPNVSLYSETKLGERCIIHSGAVIGADGFGFAPDFSATGAEWVKIPQTGAVVIGNDVEVGASSTIDRGAMSDTIIGNGTKIDNQVQIAHNVVVGNCCVIAGCAAISGSTKIGNFCIIGGAANFAGHLTIADRTTVSGNTSIIRSITEPGQHYTGVYPSMLHSAWEKNAAILRGLDKIRQRLRLLDKSQ, encoded by the coding sequence ATGCCCACCGCCATCGAGCTGGCCGAACAGTTTCAAGTAAGCTTGGTGGGGGATGGCTCCCTCTCGCTTCAAGGCCTCGCTCCTCTTGAGCGAGCGCAATCAAGTCAAATCTCCTTTCTTTCGAATCCGCTGTATCGCCAACAGGCTAGTGATAGCGCTGCAGGTGCATTGATTGTCAGCAAGGCAGATTTAGATTTTCTCCAAGCGAACCTTGGAGGTAACGCGGCAGGACGAGTATTTTTTGTCTCTAAAAATCCCTATGCCACTTTTGCCAGAATGGCGCAGCACTTTGCCAAGGCTTCTGCACCTGTTTATGCGCCTGGAGTGCATCCCAGTGCCGCCATTGATCCTAGCGTCAGCATTCCAGCCTCATGTCATATCGGACCATTTGTGCAAATCGGTCCTGGCGTTAAATTAGGTGAGCGAGTGATCTTGTTAGGAAATACTTCTGTCGCCAGAAACTCCAGTATCGGTAGCGATACTTTGATTTATCCCAACGTATCGCTTTATTCAGAAACTAAGCTTGGTGAGCGCTGCATTATTCATAGTGGAGCGGTCATTGGTGCGGATGGTTTTGGTTTTGCCCCTGACTTTTCTGCTACCGGTGCTGAGTGGGTGAAGATACCGCAAACAGGTGCTGTTGTTATCGGAAATGATGTTGAGGTGGGCGCTTCAAGCACAATTGATCGTGGCGCTATGAGTGACACCATTATTGGCAATGGGACCAAGATAGATAACCAAGTTCAAATTGCTCACAACGTAGTGGTAGGCAATTGCTGTGTGATTGCTGGTTGTGCTGCCATTTCGGGAAGCACTAAGATTGGCAACTTTTGCATTATTGGCGGTGCTGCGAACTTTGCTGGTCACCTCACCATTGCTGACAGAACAACAGTATCAGGCAATACCTCAATTATTCGTTCGATTACGGAGCCGGGGCAGCATTACACAGGCGTTTATCCTTCAATGCTCCATAGCGCTTGGGAGAAAAACGCAGCAATTCTGCGGGGTCTCGATAAAATACGCCAACGCCTACGATTATTAGACAAATCTCAATAA